The following nucleotide sequence is from Dyella sp. BiH032.
ATCGCGGTGGAGTTGGGGTTGGCGGTGTTCAGGTATTGATCGAAGCCCGAGTGAGCAAGGCAATGGCCAGGCACGCAAAGCCCATGATGTAAGTGAGGGGAATGCAGATAAGAAAGGCAAGTGGCCAGAAGGGCCTCCAGAGAAACAGCAAGCCTCTTGTGTATAGAGACAAACTGAAAGGGACGAGCATGAGTTCGCCGAGAGACGAGCGATCGGCACTAAAACCCCGGTATGTGTGAATTGCCAGCAACGTCCAGCAGGCCAAGAACACCGCGACGGTAAGTCCTTTCAGGCTTCGTAGAACGCCAGCGGGCGCCTGACCAGGCGTGCAACTGGTCAGATTTGCGATGTACTTGAATCGACCGCTGTTGAAGGCGAGCGCCATCAAAGTGAATGCAGTAAAAAAAATTGGCTGGCGAAGTCCTTTCAGGGACTCGGCTAGAGAGGTTGTCGTTGTTGCGACAAGAAGGAATGCAGGGATCAGATGCAGCGCTGCCAAGCTATTTCGGGCAGCCCTGCTTCGTGCAGCTCGGATGGCGTATGGTCGTGGCTTAGAGCTTTTGGATGTTCGGTGTTCTTTTGCCGTCGTTAATTTTTTAGGCGACATTTATCCAGCTCATATACTCGGCGTAGTGGCGTTCCTGACCGGCGACGCCGATGAGGCGGTGGCGGTCGGCGGGGTAGTCGTAGGTCTGCTCGCCGTGGGCGTCGGTGAAGGCGAGGCGGTTGCCGGTGAGGTCGTAGCGGTAGCTTTCGAGCACGGTGCCGGTGGGGCCGTCGCGGGTGTCGGTGAGGCGGTCGAGGTGGTCGTAGGTGAAGCTGAGCAGCGGGGTGTCGGTGCCGGGTTGGCCGAGGGTGGTCAGCCGGCCGTTGGCGTCGTAGCCGAAGCTCGTGGCGAGTCCGCCGGGGGCGGTGTCTTCGATAGTGACGGGGCGGCCGTCGGCGTCGTAGTGGCGCGCGAGCGCGCGGCCGTTGCCGTAGCGCCATTGTGCGACCGGGCCGAAGGGCAGGTAGGTGGCGTCTTTCACCAGCGCGGTGTCGGTCTTAAGTAGCCTGCGCGACGTAATTGAGGAATAAATTTCCTTATGTAAATGAAAGCTGGCGTCCATGCGAGGGCGTAAAGTAGGCAAATCACGGCTATTACGTTACCTTTTGACACGTCTGATTTAATGGCTCCGTTGATATCCATTGAGGTGATGAGTGGCGCTAATCCTATCGGTATCATAATTGCGTAGGATAGCGATGCGAGTGTCCATTTAATGATTTTATTGAATCGATTGAAGAAGAGGAGGAGTTGTACATAACAAAGAAGTGCGGCAAATAGGCCTGGGGACCAGGCGGTAAAATGCAAGATAAGTAGCAAGTAATCGTTGATCATGCTTCTAATTCCGCACATCCAGATTGTTTGATGGGTTTATTGTAAATTTTTGTTACAAATTAGCTCGGAAATTCCGGTGATAGCTCGGGGTGACGGGCGGCCGTCGGCGCTATCAACAGACCGCATGACCTGGATCACCGTTTTATGCAATTCTCATTAACTTCAATTTTAATGGGCTAAATTTTTTAATTGAGTGGCCGTTGCTGGCGTGGAAAGTTAATACGTGACAGAGCTTCGTCGGCGATCAACTAGTCGTATTGTGGAGCTTTGAATGTAAAAGCTGTCCATAGCCCAGTCGCCAATCCGAATGATCCAAAACCTAGAACAATTATCGAATCCTGAAGGCTGTTCATGCTCACTTTAAAAATATAGCAAATTAGAACGCCAAGCCACCCGCACCCTCCGCCGATTAGAGTGCCTATGATGATAAATCCGAGACGAAAGAGAAAAATCTTCATATCTATTGATTTGCATTCGATACAATTGTGGATAGAGCATTTCCTGTCACAGTGCCGCCGGCCGCCCAGGCTGCTGCAGACTTCGATAAATACGGGCCTGCTATAGCGTTCGATGTCGCAAATAACTGTTGATTGAGCGTCAAATTATTGAACGCAGCACGTGATGCCGCTCCGACGGCTGCGTTCGTGAGGTAACCCGTTCCGGCCCCCAGCCCACCGAAAATTCCTCCCTTCAACATGGTGTCTTCAATTCCATCCGTAAGGCATTTTCCTTGCAGGTAATTACTTGCCATTTGCTGGTGGCCGGCCACAATTGCTCCTCCGATGCTATTGGCGGCAATAGTTCCAACAACTCCGACTTTCGCAACTGCGGTCAAAGTACCAATGCCGCCAGTCAACATTCCTCCTGCGGCGGACAATCCGACCTGCTGCCAGTCAACCTGATCCCAGTTATTGCCATTTCGATAAAGCTGAAACGCAAGATTGGCACCACCTCCTACGATTGCTCCAACTAGGCACCAAGGGCACTCTCCACTTGGGTCACGCGATGAAATTGGGTTCCCTGCCACGTAGGCATATGTACCGATTCCGCCCTCCAAACCGATGGGGTCGCTCTGGCCGTAGCGCCCCATCACGGAGTCGTAATCCCTCTGATAGTTGTAGTAGAGCCCCGTGGCCCGGTCATACCGCTGCCCCGGAAACCGCGTATCCAACACGAAGGCTGCGCCATCCCCATCCGGATCTTCATCCGGCGCCGTGCTACCAAAAGCCTCACCCTTCAAATCCCACCGCCACACCGCCCCATCCCGCTCCGGATCGATCACTACGCGCGGTGTGCCCAAGTGGTCGCTTTGCAGGTAGTACGTGTGATCGGCTTGCAGTAGGGCGACGGGATGGTCGCCAAGCCAGACGGTTTGTTGTTTCGGCTCGCCGGCATGGTCGTAGTCACCCAGCCAATGCCCGGCCTCGTCGTACAGCGTGAGCGTCGTGCCCGCCTCGGTACCATCCGTCTTGCGCACCTGCTCACCCCACGCGTTGTACGCATAACGGCGAAGCACACTGGCGCCTTGCCTGACCTCGGCCATGCGGCCCATCGCGTTGTAGGTGAACTGGCGGCCACGGGTGTCGTCGGCGAGGAGGTTGCCCATGGCGTCGTAGCGGCGTTCCTGGCCGGCGACGCTTGTGAGGCGGTGGCTGTCGGCGGGGTAGTCGTAGGCCTGTTCGCCGTGGGCGTCGATGAAGGCGAGGCGGTTGCCGGTGAGGTCGTAGCGGTAGCTTTCGAGCACGGTGCCGGTGGGGCCGTCGCGGGTGTCGGTGAGGCGGTCGAGGTTGTCGTAGGTGAAGCTGAGCAGCGGTGTGTCGGTGCCGGGTTGGCCGAGAGTGGTCAGCCGGCCGTTGGCGTCGTAGCCGAAGCTCGTGGCGAGTCCGCCGGGGGCGGTGTCTTCGATAGTGACGGGGCGGCCGTCGGCGTCGTAGTGGCGCGCGAGCGCGCGGCCGTTGCCGTAGCGCCATTGTGCGACCGGGCCGAAGGGCAGGTAGGTGGCGTCTTTCACCAGCGCGGTGTCGGCGCCTTGGGCGTCCGTCACGCTCACGTTGGCGATCCAGCCGTTGGCGTCGCGGGAGTACACCGCCGTATGTCCGTCCGGATAACGCAGCGAGGCGAGGCGGCCGGCCGGTGTGTAGGCGTAGGCCAGTTCGAGTGTGGTGTCGCCGGTGGTCTGCCGCTTGCGGGTGAGCTGGCCGAGGGCGTTGTAGCAGTACGCCGTGTGGCCGCTGGCGTCGCTGACTTGGGAAAGGCGTCCGATGGCGTAGGTTTCGCCGACGGGGCATGCGGCGTCGGCGTGATCGTAGGCGTAGCGGATGGTTTCTTCGGGCGCCCCGTCGAAGCTGGCTTCGATGGGGCGGTTCAGCGCGTCGTAGAGCAGCTGCTGCACTTGCCCGCGCGCGTCCGTACGACCGATGACGTTGCCGGCGGCATCCACGTCCTGGGTGGTGGCGCCGGTATCGGGACTGTGCTGCTGCAGCAGGTCGCCCAGCCCGTTGCGGTCGTAGCGGGTGAGCAGGCCCTTCGGGTCGGTGACGCCGACGGGCTGATCCTGGCTGTCGTGCTCCTGCGTGATGGTGGCCTTCAGGCCACTGGCATCGCCGATCTGCTGGGCTACCCGTTCCAGCGCGTCGTACTGGGTCCGCACTACCTGGCCCAGCGGGCGGGTGATCTTGGTGAGGTTGCCGTGGGCGTCGTATTCGAAGGCAGTGGCCTTGCCATCGGCGCCGGTCAGCGTCTTCATGCGGCCCAGGGCATCGAAGGCGCGGGTGAGCGAGCGCACCACGTGGCCGTTGGCGTCGGCGACGGTTTCGGCGGTGACGCTGCCGGCCGCGTCGAGCGTGAGATCGATACGGCCGCCCAGCGCGTCCTGGATGCCGGTGAGGCGGTGCGCGGCGTCGTAGGTGTAGCTCAGGGTGACGCCATCCGGGTCGGTGGTTTTGGTCAACTGGCCGTTGGCGTCGTAGTCGTAGGTGGTCACGGCGTCGGCGGCGCCGTGCACGCGCAACTGGGTCAGCCAGCCGCGCGGCGTGTAGGCCAGTTCCGTCTTGACGCCGTTGGCATCCGTGATCGCCAGGGGGCGGCCGGCACCGTCGTAGCGGGTGACTTCGGCGACGTGACCCAGGGCATCGGTCGTCTTCCACAGATCGCCCTGGCGATAAGCGCACGTGGCCGGCGTCTCGGCGCAGCCGATGGCGTCCTGCGGGTAGTAAGTGAAGCGGGTGATGTCCTCGACGTCGGTGCGCGGGCCGTCGGCGGTCAGTACGCGACCGGCGTCGTCGTAGGTGTAGGCCCAGCGGCGTGGCGCGCCGGCGCTGGCGCCTTCTGCCTTGAGCGAAAGGAGATTGCCGTGAGCGTCGTAGTCCAGGCTCAACGTCTGCGCGGCCTCGGCGGATTCGCCATTCGCGCCGGTGGGCAGCGTCTGGATGCGCGTCGGCAGGCGGAAGTCCGGATGCCAGTCGGTGAGCACCGTGCGCTCCTGCGGCGTGCCGACCGCTTCGATGCGCAGGTTTTCCAGGGACCGGCCGTCCTCGGTGTAGCCGTAGGCGGTGGTCTGCTGGTTGTGGTTCTTGCGGGTGAGGATGCGGCCTTGGTCGTCGTAGGTCAGGGCGCTGGCGGCGGAGGGGCAGCCGGCGCCGGCGGGTTGGAGGATGCCGGTAAGGCGGCGGCGTCCGTTGATCGTTTCGAACCTGTAGTCGCGGTCTTGCCGCCGGGCGTCGGTGATGGTGGTGAGGCCGGAGGAGATATACCCCACGATTGCCGAACCGGTGCCATCGGGACCCTCGCTTTTAAGGGGGCGACCCTCTGCACCATAGTGGTAGCTGCCGATGCGCGTTCCGAGTGCGTCGAATCGTCCGGTAAGCAGGTGTGGGCGGGATTGAGAGGCGAAGTCTTTCTCTCCGTAGCTATAGCGCGCATTCGACCCGTCGGCATAGATCGCTTCGACCATGTCCGCATCAAGGCCTTGGCCCGTGGCTTCGTCATAACGATACGCCACGGACTCGCCACCCGGCCGAGCCACGGTGGCGACACGTCCGGCTTCGTCATAGGTCAGGCGCAAGGTGCGGCCTTGGGCGTCGGCGACCTCGATCAGGCGGCCTGGATGGCCATGGGCTATGTCGTCGGGT
It contains:
- a CDS encoding RHS repeat domain-containing protein, giving the protein MKDATYLPFGPVAQWRYGNGRALARHYDADGRPVTIEDTAPGGLATSFGYDANGRLTTLGQPGTDTPLLSFTYDHLDRLTDTRDGPTGTVLESYRYDLTGNRLAFTDAHGEQTYDYPADRHRLIGVAGQERHYAEYMSWINVA
- a CDS encoding RHS repeat-associated core domain-containing protein gives rise to the protein MGSAVQWMPVWRESLHRLWNAHLALARGRRSGFAAILLFVFALAHAQGKADTPVSFRPYKDGYWVLSAYDGPSMHYEDMESALSDGTQRWCKTLGYVDCQWSNPREVEDQQSNDRFVYSHIEYDIYYRYDWDTPDTPIRKAQITDNSRIRPARSCPPGHVLADWFGLKEENASIYSTSGLFTCFASQTIPNPKELGLPHEPLAGTCSADSTLVGNPINVIALNKIQVVADIPAAGHSPLHWTRIYNSGVGRYSNGWTVKPQTRFMGSYWRGSYDYSLEASQYYDTVQQGYKPAIHVHRPDGAVRFYRFVDNRYEGDPDDTARLEAVPEGEGGGWRYYATDDTVETYDTDGLLRTIIDRQGQVQRLTYSDAQTPDDIAHGHPGRLIEVADAQGRTLRLTYDEAGRVATVARPGGESVAYRYDEATGQGLDADMVEAIYADGSNARYSYGEKDFASQSRPHLLTGRFDALGTRIGSYHYGAEGRPLKSEGPDGTGSAIVGYISSGLTTITDARRQDRDYRFETINGRRRLTGILQPAGAGCPSAASALTYDDQGRILTRKNHNQQTTAYGYTEDGRSLENLRIEAVGTPQERTVLTDWHPDFRLPTRIQTLPTGANGESAEAAQTLSLDYDAHGNLLSLKAEGASAGAPRRWAYTYDDAGRVLTADGPRTDVEDITRFTYYPQDAIGCAETPATCAYRQGDLWKTTDALGHVAEVTRYDGAGRPLAITDANGVKTELAYTPRGWLTQLRVHGAADAVTTYDYDANGQLTKTTDPDGVTLSYTYDAAHRLTGIQDALGGRIDLTLDAAGSVTAETVADANGHVVRSLTRAFDALGRMKTLTGADGKATAFEYDAHGNLTKITRPLGQVVRTQYDALERVAQQIGDASGLKATITQEHDSQDQPVGVTDPKGLLTRYDRNGLGDLLQQHSPDTGATTQDVDAAGNVIGRTDARGQVQQLLYDALNRPIEASFDGAPEETIRYAYDHADAACPVGETYAIGRLSQVSDASGHTAYCYNALGQLTRKRQTTGDTTLELAYAYTPAGRLASLRYPDGHTAVYSRDANGWIANVSVTDAQGADTALVKDATYLPFGPVAQWRYGNGRALARHYDADGRPVTIEDTAPGGLATSFGYDANGRLTTLGQPGTDTPLLSFTYDNLDRLTDTRDGPTGTVLESYRYDLTGNRLAFIDAHGEQAYDYPADSHRLTSVAGQERRYDAMGNLLADDTRGRQFTYNAMGRMAEVRQGASVLRRYAYNAWGEQVRKTDGTEAGTTLTLYDEAGHWLGDYDHAGEPKQQTVWLGDHPVALLQADHTYYLQSDHLGTPRVVIDPERDGAVWRWDLKGEAFGSTAPDEDPDGDGAAFVLDTRFPGQRYDRATGLYYNYQRDYDSVMGRYGQSDPIGLEGGIGTYAYVAGNPISSRDPSGECPWCLVGAIVGGGANLAFQLYRNGNNWDQVDWQQVGLSAAGGMLTGGIGTLTAVAKVGVVGTIAANSIGGAIVAGHQQMASNYLQGKCLTDGIEDTMLKGGIFGGLGAGTGYLTNAAVGAASRAAFNNLTLNQQLFATSNAIAGPYLSKSAAAWAAGGTVTGNALSTIVSNANQ